In Thunnus thynnus chromosome 20, fThuThy2.1, whole genome shotgun sequence, a single window of DNA contains:
- the foxi1 gene encoding forkhead box protein I1, translating into MNAFGHQPSNQQTSPIQHHSAQELLDMAVYCDNYGVYQQNLHHHHPQRPPTHPSSYGLGEYTSPSTNPYLWLNGPSINSSPYLPGNNGTSYIQSGYGSNQRQFLPPPTGFGGADLGWLSISSQQELFKMVRPPYSYSALIAMAIQNAQDKKLTLSQIYQYVADNFPFYKKSKAGWQNSIRHNLSLNDCFKKVARDEDDPGKGNYWTLDPNCEKMFDNGNFRRKRKRRADINGADSTALPVKSEDGAHKLSDTASLLSSSPPSLHGSPASTEPKSSPSPSAEHSPCFSSFVSSVNSLLAGTDGSRGAERDFGSGHLGGLSQTREGMSGLGSYSPTLISPLNSDTNRMNYYTSVQSLSNHFSVNNLIYSREGTEV; encoded by the exons ATGAACGCTTTTGGACACCAACCATCTAACCAGCAGACCAGTCCTATTCAGCACCACAGCGCTCAGGAGCTCCTGGACATGGCCGTGTACTGCGACAACTACGGTGTTTACCAGCAGAacctccaccaccatcaccctCAGAGGCCGCCGACGCACCCTTCAAGCTACGGCCTAGGCGAGTACACCTCCCCGTCCACGAACCCCTACCTATGGCTGAACGGACCCAGCATCAATTCCTCTCCATATCTCCCGGGGAATAACGGCACGTCCTACATACAGTCTGGATACGGGTCAAACCAGAGGCAGTTCTTACCACCTCCCACAGGGTTTGGTGGAGCAGATCTGGGATGGTTGTCCATATCCAGCCAGCAGGAGCTCTTCAAGATGGTCAGGCCACCTTACTCCTACTCAGCACTGATAGCGATGGCCATACAGAACGCCCAAGACAAAAAGTTGACGCTCAGTCAGATCTATCAGTATGTTGCTGACAACTTCCCTTTCTACAAGAAGAGCAAAGCTGGATGGCAGAATTCAATCCGCCACAATTTGTCACTGAACGACTGCTTCAAAAAAGTGGCACGGGACGAGGATGACCCTG GTAAGGGGAACTACTGGACGCTGGACCCCAACTGTGAGAAGATGTTCGACAACGGCAACTTCAGGCggaagagaaaaaggagagctGACATAAACGGAGCTGACAGTACCGCTCTCCCCGTCAAGTCAGAGGACGGTGCGCACAAGCTCTCAGACACCGCCAGCCTGCTGAGCTCCTCCCCGCCTAGCCTGCACGGATCCCCGGCCTCCACGGAGCCAAAGTCGTCGCCGTCTCCTTCCGCGGAGCACAGCCCGTGTTTCAGCAGCTTCGTGTCCAGCGTGAACTCGCTGCTGGCGGGCACTGACGGCTCCAGGGGCGCGGAGCGGGACTTCGGCTCCGGGCATCTCGGGGGATTGTCACAGACCAGAGAGGGCATGTCTGGACTGGGCTCCTACTCGCCCACTTTAATCTCTCCTCTGAACTCTGACACCAACAGAATGAACTATTACACATCTGTACAGAGCCTCTCCAACCATTTTAGTGTTAATAACCTCATATACAGCCGGGAAGGAACAGAGGTGTAG